From one Physeter macrocephalus isolate SW-GA chromosome 18, ASM283717v5, whole genome shotgun sequence genomic stretch:
- the LOC102985822 gene encoding glutathione S-transferase A2 isoform X1 produces the protein MAGKPKLHYFNGRGRMEAIRWLLAAAGVEFEEIFIKTPEDLDKLRNEGSLMFQQVPMVEIDGMKLVQTRAILNYIATKYNLYGKDMKERALIDMYAEGVVDLGEMIMHLPLCPPDQKDAKTTQIKESITNRYLPAFEKVLKGHGQDYLVGNKLSRADIHLVELLYYVEEVDPSLLANFPLLKALKTRVSNLPAVKKFLQPGSQRKPPMDEKNLEEAKKIFRM, from the exons ATGGCGGGGAAACCCAAGCTTCACTACTTCAATGGACGGGGCAGAATGGAGGCCATCCGGTGGCTCCTGGCTGCAGCTGGAGTAGAG tttgaagagatatttataaAAACTCCAGAAGACTTGGATAAGTTAAGAAATG aaGGGAGTTTGATGTTCCAGCAAGTGCCCATGGTTGAAATTGATGGGATGAAGCTGGTGCAGACCAGAGCCATTCTCAACTACATTGCCACCAAATACAACCTCTATGGGAAAGACATGAAAGAGAGAGCTCT GATTGATATGTATGCAGAGGGTGTGGTAGACCTGGGTGAAATGATCATGCATTTGCCACTGTGCCCACCTGATCAAAAAGATGCCAAGACGACCCAGATCAAAGAGAGTATAACAAACCGTTATCTTCCTGCATTTGAAAAA GTGTTGAAGGGCCATGGACAAGACTATCTTGTGGGCAACAAGCTGAGCAGGGCTGACATCCACCTGGTTGAACTTCTCTACTATGTGGAAGAGGTGGACCCCAGCCTTTTGGCCAACTTCCCTCTGCTGAAG GCCCTGAAAACCAGAGTCAGCAATCTCCCTGCCGTGAAGAAGTTTTTGCAGCCTGGCAGCCAGAGGAAGCCTCCCATGGATGAGAAAAATTTGGAAGAAGCAAAGAAGATTTTCAGGATGTAA
- the LOC102985822 gene encoding glutathione S-transferase A2 isoform X2: protein MAGKPKLHYFNGRGRMEAIRWLLAAAGVEFEEIFIKTPEDLDKLRNEGSLMFPQVPMVEIDGMKLVQTRAILNYIATKYNLYGKDMKERALIDMYAEGVVDLGEMIMHLPLCPPDQKDAKTTQIKESITNRYLPAFEKVLKGHGQDYLVGNKLSRADIHLVELLYYVEEVDPSLLANFPLLKALKTRVSNLPAVKKFLQPGSQRKPPMDEKNLEEAKKIFRM, encoded by the exons ATGGCGGGGAAACCCAAGCTTCACTACTTCAATGGACGGGGCAGAATGGAGGCCATCCGGTGGCTCCTGGCTGCAGCTGGAGTAGAG tttgaagagatatttataaAAACTCCAGAAGACTTGGATAAGTTAAGAAATG aaGGGAGTTTGATGTTCCCGCAAGTGCCCATGGTTGAAATTGATGGGATGAAGCTGGTGCAGACCAGAGCCATTCTCAACTACATTGCCACCAAATACAACCTCTATGGGAAAGACATGAAAGAGAGAGCCCT GATTGATATGTATGCAGAGGGTGTGGTAGACCTGGGTGAAATGATCATGCATTTGCCACTGTGCCCACCTGATCAAAAAGATGCCAAGACGACCCAGATCAAAGAGAGTATAACAAACCGTTATCTTCCTGCATTTGAAAAA GTGTTGAAGGGCCATGGACAAGACTATCTTGTGGGCAACAAGCTGAGCAGGGCTGACATCCACCTGGTTGAACTTCTCTACTATGTGGAAGAGGTGGACCCCAGCCTTTTGGCCAACTTCCCTCTGCTGAAG GCCCTGAAAACCAGAGTCAGCAATCTCCCTGCCGTGAAGAAGTTTTTGCAGCCTGGCAGCCAGAGGAAGCCTCCCATGGATGAGAAAAATTTGGAAGAAGCAAAGAAGATTTTCAGGATGTAA